CCGTCGATGGCGGGCGCGATTGCCGAGCTCCGATTCGAGAAGGCGCGCATGCGCGCCGCCTGCTCGAGTGCGATGATGGCCACCGACCTGGCCGACTATTTGGTGAAGAAGGGCGCCACGTTCCGCGAGGCGCACGGTGCCGTGGGTTCGCTGGTGCGTCAGGCAGAAGAAAGCGGCATCGAACTCGATAAGCTGCCGGTCGAGGCGTTCACCGCCGCGCACGCGCTGTTCGGCACGGATGCCCGCGAGGCACTTGGCGTGGACGCATCGCTCGCCGCACGCAACATCGACGGCGGCACGGGCCCCGACGCCGTGCAACGTCAGCTCACACAGGCCCGCGCCAGTCTCGCCCCCGTCGACCCGTCGCTCGGCAATGAACTCGCCCTCCGCTGAGTCGCTCCGCCACGCCGTCGGGGGTGTCATCGACGGCGTGATCTTCGATTGCGACGGCGTGCTGGTGGACAGCGAACGCATCTCGAACGGCACGTGGGCGCTGTTGCTCACCGAGATCGGTCTGCCCATGACGATGGAGCAGTCGCTCAGCATTTTCATGGGCAACTCGATGCCACGCTGCGTGGAGATCGTGACCGAGATGATGGGTCACGCGCCCCCCGATGATCTACTGGCACGCTTCACGGCGAATGTCACCGTGGCCCTGCAGCGCGACCTCGAACCGGTTGATGGCATCGTCGCGCTGCTCGACACGCTCGATGCCGCGGGTATGCGCTATGGCGTGGCGTCCAACGGTGAGCACGAGAAGATGCGCACGACGCTTGGTAAAACGGGTCTGCTGTCTCGCTTTGAAGGACGGCGTTTCTCCGCGGTCGATGTGGGCAAGCCCAAGCCTGCACCGGATCTGTTCCTGCACGCCGCGCGCGGACTCGGCTTCGATCCAGCGCGCACGATCGTGGTGGAAGACAGCCCGCTCGGTGTGCAGGGCGCGACGGCCGCTGGTATGACGGTGATCGGTTACGCCGAGATCGTGTCGGCGGAACGGCTGCGGGCCGCGGGTGCGGTAGTCACCGTGGAGCGGCTGGCGGATGTGGCGGGGTTGCTCGGCTTCGGCTGACTTGGGGATACGAACGGAAACAGCGGTTCGTGCCTGACAGAGATACGAACTGATAGCAACAGACACCATGGATCTGCTCCGCACGTTCGACCCGAATCGTCGCGAGCCCCATTTCCCTTTTGGCTGTTGATCTGTTCCTACCAGTTTCTATCGGTTCGTATCCGTGTCAGTCAGGAACGGTTGGTTTCTGCTGTTATCCCGAAAGCAGACACGAACGAAATCGCGGCAGAGTGGGCGTTCCGAAGCATGATGCGGCGTTAGAACGCATACCCGATCGTGAGGCGCAGCGTTGGAACCACACGCTCAATGCCCGACGACTTGCTTTCCGAAATGAAGTACCGCTTCGCTCCGCCACCGATGGCGACGGCGGTGGAGCGGCTCGCGCCGAGGAGCCACTGATACTGGGCTTCCACCGCGAAGGTCGGTGCGGACTCTGATCTCTTACCGTCGTCGGCGCACTGGATGAGCAGCGTCGGATCGCAGTAGACGGTGTCCTGACGCTTCACGCGACCGTAGCCGAGGCCTGCGGCAATGCCGAGGTTCTCGAGTACGCGCTCTTGCGGATAGAGACGCAGCTTCACGTCGACGCTGGTGTACAGGTCGTCGAATTTGGTGTGCGACCCCGAGATGCCGACAGACGCGTTCTGCGCCACCCGATGCTCGTACTCGGCCTGGAAGTAGCCGAACAGCGGGAGGAACGGATTCACCGAGATGACCTGCGTGGGCGTCCTGGTGCTCGGCCCGCGGGTCTGCTCGCGCAGCGTCTGTGCGGAGAGCGTGGTGGCACCGACGGCGAAGGCGCCGATCAGCGCAGCGGTACGAACGAGTGTATGGCGCATAGAAGAAAGAGGTCAGTGGGGCTGGAGCACCGCGCGCGCGGCATC
This region of Gemmatimonas groenlandica genomic DNA includes:
- a CDS encoding HAD family hydrolase produces the protein MNSPSAESLRHAVGGVIDGVIFDCDGVLVDSERISNGTWALLLTEIGLPMTMEQSLSIFMGNSMPRCVEIVTEMMGHAPPDDLLARFTANVTVALQRDLEPVDGIVALLDTLDAAGMRYGVASNGEHEKMRTTLGKTGLLSRFEGRRFSAVDVGKPKPAPDLFLHAARGLGFDPARTIVVEDSPLGVQGATAAGMTVIGYAEIVSAERLRAAGAVVTVERLADVAGLLGFG